The Trichoderma breve strain T069 chromosome 2, whole genome shotgun sequence DNA segment CTCGTGATTAATTATTGATGCATGATCAATAATCATGGAATTGCGGTTGTGGAACGTTGAACTACTTTTTGGGTGACATGCAGCCTTTAGGCTGtcacacacactctctctctatGAGCTTCATGGATTGGCCTTTACAAACCTAAAAGATGGTGTTTTTTGGGTACTATTCGGTTGTCTAACTACTGATTGACGGCACGGGGTGTACGAATCAAAGAAATGTCGGAGCAATGCCGGATACAGGAACATTGTCCACCTGGTGTATTCTCGACGTTTCTAAGAAGGTGAAGCTGAGATGCTCTAAAAGTGCTAGCTGTTCCGCTCTTGATGGTGGCGAGCCCCAATCAGGGGCGATTTAGCGCTTGAATCAGTGCCGAAGATGGGCCTCGGCTCGGCATCCGGGCTTCAGGATATGTTCTCTCCTTGTCGTCATGCTCGTTGTCACTCTCGATTAAtaaggagagagaaaaattgTGCCATTGTACTCCATTTAAAAACTGATTGAGTCGTTTGCGTTATGGATGCATGAGGTCATTTGTCTTGAGGAGCGGAGTTTTGATTGTAGAGTTATTATGTCTGCTTGTATAATCGTTCCGTGGCCCTTTTGCGCATGTTGAAGCTGAGGATCATGCATGCTTACGCCTTGGTCATCCAATAGGAACAGACAGGATTTATGCTGTCAGACTCACAACATAGATGGACCTGTATTGTAACAGCCAATTTGCTACACAACTCCGCGACTATTAACAAGGTCCGAAACATGGaccgttttctctttcagcaTGAATTTGCTGCAGAGCCCAAGTCCGCGATTACCAATCAGGTCACTGCCAGCAGATCGACACTAGCGAGTCAAAACAAGAGCGATGGCGGAACAGCCGCGGCGCGGCGCAAACGGGAAACTGTCTGAATCTGTATCTTCACCGAGACTATCTTTTTGCGAGGGCTGCATCTATGTACTTGCCGTACAAAGAGAAGTGGTCAAACGTCCAAGGATCTTCGGAGTGTTGTACATAACATGccgtttctctttttccacTCCTTTCCTCCTAAAACTAGTCCCGGGTTTGAGTCTCCCCTTGCGGCTCGATCCATGCCATCCATGTCTTTGTGGCTGCCGCTTCTCGACACCGAAAAAACCTCGGTATCTTCGCCTCTCCCCCATAATTATGCAAAGACGGGACTTAGTGAGCCTGCAGCCGGGCTCTTTTCTAAAAGAAGGACTCGGCCGGCCGGCCGAAAGACACAAAGGTGCATCTGCTCGGAGCTGCACTCGACGGCGAGGGCGAACTCCGCACCGGAGGAATATCCCCATTGCGAAATGGCGGGCCCTAGTGGCTTTGTGGGGAGCCGCTGGTGACGGGGTTTTCTCAATGTTCTGTTGCATCGCTGCGGTTTTGGCTTTGGTTCCCCTTGCTTTTGACGTTGTCGATAGAGCCAATGCAGGAGTTTCCATCCCTGCGGGCCACCGTCCCATCGTCCCGAGGCCATCGACACGAGTTTTGAATTTCCAATTGCTAAGCACAACGGACCTGTATAGTACAACACGACTCCAGGCAATGCGGGTCTCCGTGGACGGTCGGATTCTCCATGTTGCTGTTTCAGACGCTGAATCCCTAGTTCAATGGAGCAAACACCCGCTTTGAGGctgtcgccgccgccgctgtcGATACTTGCTAAATGCTAGCTGGAGGGTCGGCCACGCTTTAGGCCAGAGATGCGAGTATAAAGACAGCTGTGCGCTCcagatttgtttttttcgAGTCTTTGAATCTCAAGCTAGATCATTCCATCTCTACTAGCGCATCACTTTCAAGCTCCTTACGACAAACGCCATTCTTTCACCTTCAACCTTCATCATGGCTGTAGACAACCTGTCCATTGTTCTCGCCGAACGGCCCACCGGTGAAATCGTTCCCGGCACCACCTTCAAGCAGAAGATCTCTCCTGCTCCCACCTCAGCCGACAtcaaggatggagagatCCTCGTCGAGGCTCTTTACCTCTCTTTGGACCCGGCCATGCGAGCTTGGCTGAATGGTAATTCGCATTGTCCGTGTCGCATTTCCTACAATTTCTAACATGCCACTTTTTAGATGTCCGATCTTATGTGCCCCCTGTCCAGATCGGCGAGACCATGCGTGGTGCTTCCGTGTGCCGCGTTCTTGCTTCCAAGAGCAAGCAGGCCAAGGCTGGCGACTACGTTTGCGGCTTCACTGGTTGGACTCAGTATGCCGTCCTCCGCGAGGGCGCTTTTGAGCCTTCTTCCAACTACCCCGGCCTGAGGGAGCCCAAGGACATGCTGTCAGTCCTCGGCATGACTGGCCTCACTGCTTGGATCGGCATGACCAAGATTGGAGAGCCCAAGGCTGGCGAGACTGTTGTTGTTTccggtgctgctggtgctacTGGCAGCATTGCCGGCCAGATCGCCAAGATCAACGGCGCCCGTGTCGTTGGAATTGCTGGCAGCGCTGATAAGTGCAAGTGGCTGGTTGAGGAGCTCGGCTTCGACGTTGCCCTGAACTACAAGGATGCCGACTTCAAGGAGAAGTTCAAGGAGGCCACTCCCAAGTACATTGATGTCTACTTTGACAATGGTAAGCATATCCGCTATCACGCTTGACACAGGCCCCCCCGCTAACCAGTACCTACTTAGTTGGTGGTGAAATCCTCAACATGTGCCTTGCCCGCGCCAAGGAGCACGCTCGCTTCGTCATGTGCGGTGGCATCAGCCAGTACAACAGCGCCAACCCCGAGGGTCCCAGCAACATCTCCAGAGTCATCAGCATGCGCATCAAGATGCAGGGCTTCATTGTCTTCGACCACATCAAGGACTACGGCAAGGCTCGCCAGGAGCTCTCCCAGTGGGTTTCCGAgggcaagatcaagaagaccGAGCACATTCTCCCCGGTGGTCTCCAGGTTGCTGAGCAGGGCCTGGTTGACCTGTACAAGGGCTCCAACACCGGAAAGCTGCTGGTCGAGGTCAAGAACCCCAAGGAGAACCCCTCCAAGTTGTAAAAGGTTGCAAggaaagatggagaagaaagaaaataccCCACAAGTTAATGAGTTCAATAACGTTGAACAGAAATGTATATAGTTTTGTATGATCTAGACGCATTGGCAGGCAGCGAATGATATTTCTATTTCTGCTTACCTATCTTGAGCTCTATTCCAGCAGTGAATGGATGCCTTGTTCAATGGAACCCAAGACACTCATGCCGGCTATTGATTCTAGGATCTTTCTAACAACGAGGCTAAATTCTCTGACGCCATGATTGGCCATTATTCGCCCCCGGCACTTCAAAGACGAGCTTCACGGCATGGGTTCAAAAGAGCTCAATTCAATTCTAACTCAGCTCCACACAGTCCGGTTCTAACCGATGCATCCCACCTTCAACCACCAATTAACGATCATGAACACCATCCCTAGCTCGTTTTCTGCAATTTAGCTTAGCCATATCATTCTGTTATCGTAACCGCAATCGGACACTAAGCTCCGTCTGTCTCGagagctcttttttttttctaattgCGACAAAATCTgaattttctttctcctcgtCGACATGGTGGTTGATTGACGTCTCTTTCCCTTTAATTCTCGCCGGCTCGCTTGCTGTTCAACAATGGACGATACTGTGGCGAATCGAAACCCGTCTGACAaggatgatgctgttgccaTGGTAGGCGAGGTGCGACATGCCATCGATCCTGTCGTGGAAGCAAGAGCTATCAGGAAGATTGATTGGTTTCTGATCCCAGCAATGATATGCGGATGTCAGTTTTTCCCTCAACTTTTTTATAACTCACAGTCTGGTTGAGACCTATGACTGCAAAAAGATGGGAATAAAATGACATGATACTGACATGATTTTGTATCTGCAGATGGCCTCGTCTACTACGACAAAGCTATTCTCGGTTCAGCTGCCCTCTTTGGCATGACCACAGACCTCAAACTAAGTGTCGTTGACAACTCAACTGTGCCGCCTACTGTCGACACCAGACGCCTCAGCTGGGCTACCTCGCTCTTCTACTTTGGCATGCTAGGAGGCTTGTACCCCATGACATTTGCTCTCCAGCGCTTCGACATGGGGAGAATCCTCGGAATTGTGGTCATTCTTTGGTCTGCCATCTGCATGCTCACGGCAGCAGTAACATCCTGGCAAGGCCTCTTTGTCCAGCGTTTCTTCCTAGGCTTTGTGGAGAGCATCATCCCGACGGGCTTCATGTGCATCGTTTCGGGATACTACACTCAGTCTGAACAGTCGCTACGGCAAAGCTGGTGGTTCAGCAGCACTGGGCTGTTTACAATCATTGGCGGAGCGCTCAACTACGGCTTTGCTCAGATCACAGGCGGAGGACTGAAGAGGTGGCAGTACATATACCTGTTTGGCGGCGCActcaccttcatctttggcctcttttgcttcgcGCTCCCGAATTCGCCGGTATCGGCTTGGTTCCTGACTGCCGAAGAACGATTTGCAGCCGTAGAAAGACTCCGCTACGGACAAACAGGAGTGCGGTGCACGAAATTCAAGTCATCTCAGCTTAAGGAGGCCTTGTTGGATATCAAAGTCTATCTGATCtttgtgatgatggcgtctgCATACACAGTCAACGGCGCAGTGAGCGGCTTTGGGCCCCTTATTGTATCGACATTCGGCTGGAACACTCTCCAATCGATCCTTTTCCAGTTTCCTCTGGGTGGGCTATGCTTCATTGTCATTCTAGCGACCGGCTATATTGGTTCCAAAGTCAACAATGTTCGCATTTTTATGCTCATCTTTACCTGCTTGCCCGTTATTGCTGGCTGTGCCATCATCTGGAAAAGCACCTGGAGCCACCATGCTGCCGCTCCTATTGTAGGATACTCCATTACGGGGTTCTTTGGCGGCACAGTCAGTCTCATCATCACTATTGGAATGGCCAATGTGGCCGGTCATacgaagaagagcttcatgGCCGCGACAATATTCGTTGCGTACTGTGTTGGAAACATTGTTGGCCCGCAACTCATATGGTCGCAAACCAAGAGCCGACACTATCCTGCCCTATGGCTTGGTTTAATAATATGGTATGACGATTTAGCCGAAGCGATAGGCACATTTATTAAACAATTGGCTAACTTGCTGTGTACAGTTACATTATTTGCATCGTTGCGTCGACTACATTGTACTTTGTCCTACGAGCtgagaacaagaagaagatggccttgcctgaagatgaagctgagcGAGCGAAGCTTGCTTTCCAAGACCTCACAGACAAGGAGAATCCGTACTTCCGCTACGTCTACTAAAACAAAAAGTGCTCGCGATTGGAGGACATTATGCCGTCTCTTTTATAGAAATGATACCCGACGGCTGGCGTTGTTCTCATATCTAGGTTCCatataaatacatgtactatgTCGACATCGATAATGTTATACATGATCTAGCTATATACGTATTTTATCTATATACCCCTAGGTATTAATATCAATCCTATACAGTAAAATCCATCCAATCATAAAAGTTCATGCATCGCGCCAACGGGTATAtagctcttttcttcatgtcCATCAACGCTCAAAACACTCGTGTAATGCTTGGCCCAACCCATTCCACCACTTCGCATTGCCTTTCTTTGCGAAATGCGTCGAGTCTATCCTTGAGCCAGCCAGACTTGAAATCTACCCACTTGTCGTCTCTCTGTTCTGGCTGTCGCGCTTCTCCATACCTAAACGATCGCGCGAGAACGCATTCCTTTTCGTCCCTTCCTCTCCAATTCCACTGAACACAGGTGTTGTCCTTTTTGCACGCCTCCTCGCATTTCTCGAATGAGTCAATTCCTTGGTCCGGGCCAGATTTGGACGCATCCCAGTCACCGTTATCCCAGTTTTCCAAAATGCCTTTTGTGCCAGGCTGATGGAAATTCCAGTAGTCGGAGTACAGTAATGGGCGCTAGAGTCAAATGTTAGAGATCTTGAAACTGAGAAATCGGAACGGGGGGGAATCCTCCACATACATTTTGCTTCCTTTGCCCAAACTCCCATTTCCAAACTTCAACCATGTCCTTTGGCGTTGTCTTGTGCAGCGTCATGATAGGCTGACACCAATAAGTGTCGCTAAATGGAATTCCGTGCAGTGGGTGAGGATTGAACATAGGCCAATAACCTTGCAAAGCCACACCATTATTCCACAGAGTCCAGCCAACAACACTATCGCCGCAACACTCGTCCTTGATCAGTTCTAGCCACTCTTCACTGACTGACGGTCCACTGTATTGACCATGCGGTGACACGTCACGGTGTATAAGCGCCTTGACCGCTGCGCGGCTGAGGGCAAAGCCTGGGCCACCATTGGCAAACCAGGTTTTGAGATCGTCGCGACTCACATCATGGCGTCCAGGCGAGGGGGAGCCCATGTACACCGGGGTATCGGGATCGAAGGTTGAGAGGAACCGGTATACCGTGTCCCACACGACATATCTGCAAAACAGCATAGTTAGCGCCTCCAACTCCAGCATTCCATTTGCTGAACCTTGACATGTACGTACGTATCGGTCTCGTAAAAGAAGTAAAACGGCCTGTCTGGTCGCAACAGCCAAGCACGCTCTATCTGTGGCAGAAACTTGTACCTGTCAATGATCCAGCCATTGACACGCTTCGTCGCCTCCTTATCCTTATCCAGCGTGCCGTTCTGTCTCAATTCTTTTTGTAAAAGATAATTCCCAATATCTGGGTTATACTCTTGATCGTAGTACTTGGATGGAAGATTCGCGAGAATGTCGATGGCAGTGTGGTTGCGGATGCGCTCGTCAAGATcggagaagatgagcagctcGTCGGGTCGGAAGCAGGCGCTGACGCTATCTAGCTGCGCATCGAGCTTTGTGCGATCCTCGCCATGGCCAATCTTGAGCACAGGCTGGATGAGACTCAACAGGTGCTTGGGAAACGTTGCGCAAAGATCCTCGGTCGATTTGTTGGTGGGATCGAGAGACACGGGATCGTAGTCGCTAACTGTCTCGTATGGATAAAATCCGTCCGGTTCGCTAAAGCCCATAGGCCGCAGCAGCGTTGGCGTAAAGACATCACGCTGTCGGCGCCAGAGAAGCCCAAaggcgacgaggaagaagacggtgaCGCCAATGAAGATGCGGATCAGGCGTTTGTTCAAGAGGAAGAGCCCGATATGCTGCGATTCCGCAGGCTTGGGGAAGAGCGCCATTGCTGTCTGCACATGGCCTTAAGCCTTGCacagaaccagaaccaagGCAAAGACGCGGTTGAATCGCACTTCGTAATAAGTTCGTATTCCGCgatcctttttcttcccccaCAGCCACAATCAAGACTGGGATCCCATTTTTTGGCGGATGTCGCTGGTGAGGCAGCTTACTATGCCTAGATGGGGTAGGGTCTTTTGAACACAGTACATACGAGCACTCGGAATAGATATACATTTGCAAGTATCGTATACCTGTCAACTTGGGCAGCGTTCGGGATAATTTAACGTTGATTGGAGGCATTGCCACAGCAAGAAGCCAAACCCCTTTGTTTGGTTGAACATCATTTGACGTGGAAAGTTTATTTGACAATAGGATCTTGATAGCATTGAGCCAATTGCAAGTTGTAGTTGTATGGCAATTAGAAGACTTAATCAACTAAAGGGCGCCTTTGCAGGTTGTTGGCTTGGGCATTACCTACTAATCTCAGTAATAACGTCCCTATGAGACGCACCAAATGTTACCTTTCAgagctgcatgtactccatacaatGTACGGAGTAAGCATGCGTTGCTTACACTGCATATCACAATACACGTTCTGGAAACTAAAGGTTAGGGATGGATTTTATCTGACAAACTCAACTGAACAATATAAAGATGCCGATAACACATATCAAACGCCTTATGGTAGAGCCTCTCGTCGCATTGCGCGAAAGATTTTTGCTGGGCTAATAGAAGAGCCCGTGTCAGTGATTTTGCTCAGAGGACACCGCCAGCTGTCACATCCAAAACGATATCGTGAGTTGTGCAGTCTGCCAGATCCTCTGGCTACAAATCGGCGCTTTTCTGCCTCAACTATACTTATCAATCGCGAAAATGGCTGTCTTTATGATTTGAACAGAGTGCACAAAGGAGTCCGTAGCGTCAACAGCGTTTGTTCTCCGAAGGAGTCCAACAATGGCCACAACACAATGTAGTTCTTCTTTCATATTTTCACTaagggaaaacaaaaatccATTTTTTTTCCAACGGTGCTCACTTTATTTTCAAATAGCCTTGAGAAAATTGTAGCTGAAAAGGGTACTGAAAGCAGCGGTATGTTGAGAATTTTCCCATACCGCTTCACACATTTCTATTGTCTCTCACTTGCTCTGTATTCT contains these protein-coding regions:
- a CDS encoding fringe-like domain-containing protein — translated: MALFPKPAESQHIGLFLLNKRLIRIFIGVTVFFLVAFGLLWRRQRDVFTPTLLRPMGFSEPDGFYPYETVSDYDPVSLDPTNKSTEDLCATFPKHLLSLIQPVLKIGHGEDRTKLDAQLDSVSACFRPDELLIFSDLDERIRNHTAIDILANLPSKYYDQEYNPDIGNYLLQKELRQNGTLDKDKEATKRVNGWIIDRYKFLPQIERAWLLRPDRPFYFFYETDTYVVWDTVYRFLSTFDPDTPVYMGSPSPGRHDVSRDDLKTWFANGGPGFALSRAAVKALIHRDVSPHGQYSGPSVSEEWLELIKDECCGDSVVGWTLWNNGVALQGYWPMFNPHPLHGIPFSDTYWCQPIMTLHKTTPKDMVEVWKWEFGQRKQNRPLLYSDYWNFHQPGTKGILENWDNGDWDASKSGPDQGIDSFEKCEEACKKDNTCVQWNWRGRDEKECVLARSFRYGEARQPEQRDDKWVDFKSGWLKDRLDAFRKERQCEVVEWVGPSITRVF
- a CDS encoding zinc-binding dehydrogenase domain-containing protein, with the protein product MAVDNLSIVLAERPTGEIVPGTTFKQKISPAPTSADIKDGEILVEALYLSLDPAMRAWLNDVRSYVPPVQIGETMRGASVCRVLASKSKQAKAGDYVCGFTGWTQYAVLREGAFEPSSNYPGLREPKDMLSVLGMTGLTAWIGMTKIGEPKAGETVVVSGAAGATGSIAGQIAKINGARVVGIAGSADKCKWLVEELGFDVALNYKDADFKEKFKEATPKYIDVYFDNVGGEILNMCLARAKEHARFVMCGGISQYNSANPEGPSNISRVISMRIKMQGFIVFDHIKDYGKARQELSQWVSEGKIKKTEHILPGGLQVAEQGLVDLYKGSNTGKLLVEVKNPKENPSKL
- a CDS encoding major facilitator superfamily domain-containing protein, which produces MDDTVANRNPSDKDDAVAMVGEVRHAIDPVVEARAIRKIDWFLIPAMICGYGLVYYDKAILGSAALFGMTTDLKLSVVDNSTVPPTVDTRRLSWATSLFYFGMLGGLYPMTFALQRFDMGRILGIVVILWSAICMLTAAVTSWQGLFVQRFFLGFVESIIPTGFMCIVSGYYTQSEQSLRQSWWFSSTGLFTIIGGALNYGFAQITGGGLKRWQYIYLFGGALTFIFGLFCFALPNSPVSAWFLTAEERFAAVERLRYGQTGVRCTKFKSSQLKEALLDIKVYLIFVMMASAYTVNGAVSGFGPLIVSTFGWNTLQSILFQFPLGGLCFIVILATGYIGSKVNNVRIFMLIFTCLPVIAGCAIIWKSTWSHHAAAPIVGYSITGFFGGTVSLIITIGMANVAGHTKKSFMAATIFVAYCVGNIVGPQLIWSQTKSRHYPALWLGLIICYIICIVASTTLYFVLRAENKKKMALPEDEAERAKLAFQDLTDKENPYFRYVY